In Eremothecium gossypii ATCC 10895 chromosome II, complete sequence, the genomic window CGCTAGGTGAGAAAGTCTACCAGAATGCCGTGTCTCTCTGTTTCAATGCCTCAGTTCTAAAACATGACATGGCCTACCGTTCGTCTGGTATCATGAAGAGCATGTGGCTTATGTTCAGCGACATGCATGACAATTGGAATCACCAGGGGCAGCCATCAGATCCACTGTCGCCTTCTTCTTTCAACTTGGCAATCAATGTCAAAAGCAGAATGGCCGTCAGTGTGTTCTTTGACTGTCTCTATATTCTCCGCCGCAAGTGCGGTATGGCTAAGCTGCGCAGGCAGGCACGCAGGCGACCCGACGACACTGATATTGCGACCACACAGAGTGCTGGGAATGACCGCTCAGTGTCCATGGCCATAGACAGTTCACAGAACCCCGTAGAGAGTGCTCGCCGCATTATCCAGACCATCCCCCTCGACCCAGAGCCAATTAATGCATCCACCGCCACAGACGCCTCTTCCTGCGACTCTGGGTCTGATGAAGCCCTGTTGCTCCGCAAAATTCTCCACCATACATCGTCCATTGCAGACGGACATTCACTCCGGACTGCCGCCTCCGGCGGCACGCCCATTCCCGCGGAGAGTACCCGCCCGTTCTCGGACAGCCGTGGCGCTTCTGTTCAGCCGTCAACTCACGCCACGACGCTGCACCACTCTGTGTTTGACCGCCCCGGGGGGGCTTACCGCAGCGTCTCCTCCGTCGACACAACTGTCTCCGGCATACTGCTTGATACTTCCGCGCGTCTTCCTGAGCACTCAACTGACCGTTCTGTCCCAGAACCATACAATGCCATTTCTGACCTCCAGTCTTCTGACCTCCAGCCATCTGACCCTGCAACTCGGTCTTGGGGGAGCTGGGACGAGTGGGAGTCCGATCTCATATTTAAGGATGTCGGCATTCTGATGAATGAATTTGCATTTAACCCTGAGGTTCTATAATTTGTATTTTTTAGATTATTATCAAGAATATTCTACTGAGTAGGTTCAAGGCCCCTACAAACTTTCAATCATATATACGTAGCGCTAATATATCCTCGGTCGCATATTAGCTTTCCCATTCCAAGTAGATCTGGTATGTTGGGTCCAAGATTATGTCATCAATGAtcaatcacgtgatcaaTCATTGAATACGGTAGGTTTTGCTTGAAAATTTTTTTGGCTCTCGATGGGAATTAAGAGGTTCAGATGTTACACTCGTTAGTATACGAAGGTATTGTCTAGCTTATCCAGAGAGACTGTGGATTCTATTGCCGAGTTTGGAGTATATACCGTCGAAGCCAGCGATGTCAAAGTTGTCGAATCAGGAACCAAGCGCTGTAATTGAAGGGGATATGACAGAGGAATATCCAGCTGAGGTTGGTCAGGATGATTTTAATGACGATGTGAAGCCGAAGAAGACGGTGACCTTCAGTGGGGTAGAAGACCTGGAGTCGGAAGAAGAGAGAAGGCATAGGGAGTTTATGGATGGCGGAGGGTTGCCAGAACAGCCGACAAATCCGGACTTTACAAAGTTGAATCCCCTATCGCCAGAGATTATCAATAGGCAGGCGACTATCAACATCGGCACTATCGGGCACGTCGCCCACGGTAAGTCGACAGTGGTGCGCGCGATTTCAGGGGTCCAGACGGTTCGTTTCAAGGATGAGCTGGAGCGTAATATTACGATCAAGCTGGGGTACGCCAATGCGAAAATCTACAAGTGTGAAGAGCCAACTTGTCCGGAGCCAGACTGCTACCGCTCTTTTAAGTCTGATAAAGAGGTGTCGCCACGGTGCGAGCGGCCTGGATGCACAGGTAGGTACAAACTGGTGCGCCATGTGTCGTTTGTAGACTGTCCTGGTCACGATATCTTGATGAGCACTATGTTGTCTGGTGCAGCCGTCATGGATGCCGCTCTGCTGCTAATTGCAGGTAACGAGTCGTGTCCACAACCTCAAACCTCTGAGCACTTAGCGGCTATTGAGATTATGAAGTTGAAACATGTCATTATATTGCAGAATAAGGTGGATTTGATGCGCGAGGAGTCTGCCATGGAGCACCAAAAGTCTATTCTGAAGTTCATAAGAGGTACCATTGCAGATGGTGCCCCCATTGTTCCTATTTCCGCCCAGTTGAAGTATAACATCGATGCGGTCAACGAATTCATCGTGAAGACTATTCCAGTCCCTCCAAGAGACTTCTTAGCCTCTCCACGTTTAATCGTAATCCGTTCTTTTGATGTTAATAAGCCAGGTGCTGAAATAGATGATCTAAAAGGTGGTGTTGCTGGTGGTTCGATTCTGAACGGTGTCTTCAAGCTAGACGATGAGATTGAAATCAGACCTGGTATTGTGACCAAGGATGAGCAAGGCAAAATTCAATGCAGACCTATCTTCTCCAGTATTGTTTCCCTATTTGCAGAACACAACGACTTGAAGTTCGCAGTTCCAGGCGGTTTGATCGGTGTCGGTACCAAGGTCGACCCAACTTTGTGTAGGGCGGACCGTTTGGTTGGCCAAGTTGTTGGCGCTAAAGGTCACTTACCATCTATCTACACTGATATTGAAATTAATTACTTCCTACTGCGCCGCCTGCTAGGTGTGAAGACTGATGGTCAAAAACAGGCAAAGGTTAGAAAACTAGAACCAAACGAGGTGTTAATGGTTAATATTGGTTCTACTGCTACTGGTGCTCGTGTTGTTGCGGTTAAGGCGGATATGGCAAGGCTACAGTTGACGTCTCCAGCTTGTACTGAAATCAATGAAAAGATTGCATTGTCCAGACGTATTGAGAAACATTGGCGTTTGATCGGTTGGGCTACTATTAAGAAGGGTACAACTTTGGAACCAATTGCTTAAGCACCATATGTGGAATGAATACAACATTAAATATTATCCGTACTACTAACATCACGTATTTGTATATTATCTATACATGTTTAAATTAAAGCTGAAGTCGAACCTTTTTTTTTGAATCAGTTAATATTACAGTCCCTACACCAGTGGGAAAATTACCAAAGATTTAACAATCAATCTTCCGAGTATCAATAAAATTGATTGCTTCTTTATAAAGGTCAGAGTTCAAAAACTTCGGGATAGAATCAATATTCATCAGCCGATATATGTGTTTCGCCACCCTATCGAGAAGGACATAGAGCTCCTTCAGAATTTTCAGATTACTGACTATAAAAGCTGTTGGTGACGATGATAGCGGTATCTGACTGCAGCCCTTATCATTTAAATCGCCAGTGACGTAATTTGTAAGTGATGAGGGTGTCTCTGGATCCAAGTTTGTTTTGAGACTGTTAATTATTATCTTTCTTTGACGGGTTATTGGTGTCATAAATGCTTCCATAGATGAGATATAGTCGTTTGGTGAGATACAAAATGGCTGCGCTATTTCAGCTTCATCACTGAAAGGATTCTCGAAAACCTGTTTAAGAGATGATCCGGGATCTGTCATCAGAGAAATTATTGAAGTTCGAAGTTCATGATCAATATTAACCTGGAACGGAGCTCCAGAGGCGATGTATGTCAAAAAGATATGGCAACCAACTGCCAAACATTCGTCAATGTTCGTTATGATACGAGAGTCTATGCTATCGCAGGTCTTTTGTGAAAAATGGAAAGAGTCTGAAGTGACAGCACATTCCTGTTTACGGGTTCTAAAATCTAAGAGCTTCTTTAAAATAGTCATTCGTTTTGAAAACTTTTTAATCTCGAGATATACGTCAAAATTTTCCGTGCAGAACTCCCTCTCAAGATGCCTTCTGAACAAATATCTCATACCAGGGTCTTTCAATATCGTTCTCAAATCTAATATATGCCTCGAACACCGCATAGTTTGTTTTGTTCCAAAAACCTCATCGGATCCATCGCTTTTTTTTGGTCGTTCCTTGCTACTGTCGCAGCTGATGACGGTAGTGTCTATTCTCAGCTCATAAACATACTTCCTCTTAATTCCGAAGAGTGGATAATAATCACGGGAACATCTCAATCCCTGCATCCAGCGTACTATTTGCCACCCTGAGTTGCTCAAAGTATAGTACGCATTTTTGCTTACAGCAAATTTGCCTGGAATATTCAAACTTGGGGGTAACAAAATAGGAGTAATTAGACCTTTCTTTAAGAATAATGCAGCAATGGAAATCGCTTCTTTTGGATACATAATATCTGTGCAATCCATTAGCCATTGCCAAAGGGCCTTTGTCGTAAATGAGTAGTCGATTAATACCTTTTTGCCAAACATTTTGGATTCAAATAACCGCACGCCCTTCTCCGAAATATAATACTGAATATGCGCATCGGAATCCGGGTTTGTGAAAAATCTATGGGCGAATGGTGATTCTCTTGGTTTCTCCCGTAACTCCTTCCGTTCGTATTTGTTATCAGCCTTGTTACCGTTGTAACATGATACACTATAGTCGGCACGTCTGCAAAAATCAACCACCGTACTTTCAAATGAAAAGATGTTTTCATGCCCCAGATGCGCTGAAAGCGGGGGAATCTTGTCAACTTGGTTGGTTGGCTGCCAGACATTTGGCTCCGGGCCCATGGCGTTAACGAATAAAAGTTGAATGAAAGAGTCACTATGCAGGATAGCATCACTAGTCGAACTCCGTTCAAACGTGAAAAGCTGCATGGAGTTGAATGAGGATTTTAGAACAGGTGGGATAATTTTCAGACCCATTCGCGACACATAATGCTGTAATATTGCTGTACCCTTCGGCGTTGGTTGTAATAAAACATTTTCTTTAGGCGCGTCCCGCGTTCTGTCGGCAGGAGTATGCAGAAGTTTTGCATCCATAAATAAGGTTAGAAGGTTATATGCGAGATCCGGCTTGATGGCATATTTGATATGGACGCTAGTAGTGGTTAAGTCCACGTGAAGCTGTAAGTCTTTCATCTTCTCCACCGCGTCCTGCACTGAAAAGGAGTACGGGAAGCTTTTGCTGAGCGCATTAAAAATATTCTTACTGGAATCTCGGGGCCTTTCCTTGAGATCCAGGCATATTAGTAACAGGGAATACACCTGCTTTAGATCATGAGTGAAAATAAGATTGTTTGGGCTCCTGTTAAAGCTCGCAGAAACCACTTCGTGTAGTTTTGATGATCCTTTTTCGAGCATCGGGCTAATCAACCGATATAAAGAGAGTCGACCACGTCCATCCAATCCTATTCAGAATTTATCCTGCTGGGAGCTTTGTTATATACCTATCGAGTGGATCTAAGGTTAGTTCAGCAAATGAATCTGAAACACTTTTTAACAAACCACGTCGAGAGAAAAAAGGAACACATCTGAAACATACCCCAGAAACCCCGAGAGAACGCATCTTTTGCAACTGCTAGAATCGCATAAGCATAACAATAACTAGGTACAGAAGGCATCCGGAACCAGAAATGTGCCTTAACTGCGACAAGACGTTGAAATCAGTGAGGTCACCGATGTAACCAAACTCAAACACCCATGGGATACAAGCGAGACGATCGCATCGTCAGTGTTGCTTTGCGATAGCGTGAAGGTAACAGTCCGATATAAAAGCCAGAGTATTAAATAATAGATACCGAAACAATAGAATTCAAAAACCAAGTTAGATCTAGAGCGGCATCACAGAATGGGAAATACTAATAGTAATCAACTATGTTTCTTTTTGTAGGATCTGTACTTGCCTCGCTGGGAGCAGCACCTTCAGAGTTCTTAGAGTCTGGGGTAGAGCGTGGATACAGTCGCCCACCGGGGTGGTTGGACTGGACCTCATCGCGCCCATAGATACGCGCCTCTAGTGGGTTCGCGACAGGAGGAGGGGGTTTCTGCTGTAAAATGTTGCCAGATTCGCTATTATCCAGCGAGGCTGTAGAAGATCGGCGTACTGGCTCAGACGAGTTCGAGACAGCTGAACCAGAAGCGGCAGTTGACCCAGTTGCTGCCGAAGAATGCGACGACAACTGTGTCGTGTTGGTTAGCGTGCGTTTAGGACGGGGGGCGGGGGAAGGATGCAGTTCTGGATTTGGGACACGCTCCGGAGGGTACGGCTGTCCTGTTCTATCGACAAGTTTGTATGTGTCACGTCGATTGGGTCTATATGCAGCTCCTTGCTGGGGAGCATACGGGCGCTGGTTATATCTGCTCTCACCTTCTCTGCGCATATCGTACCTCTGGTAGCCCCTCGATCTGTACCCGTAACCATTATAATGAGTATCATCCGAATACCGGTCTGCGTGGGGATACCCATCGTTATATGTTTCATAATAGCGTTCACCACCCTGCCAGTGGTTATAATAATTGCCATAATTGTTATGCTGGTATTGAGCACCAAGATGCCGGGTGAGAGGTTTGACGGGCTTGTTCTGAGGAGGAGCTTCCCTATTGTACCTTGCCCCCGGTGGAGCGGGTTTTGGTTTCGGTGGAAGAGATGTGGGAGCAGGCGTGGTCCTGTGCTGTTGTGGGCCCCGCGATGAGTACTGCTGCTGATGAGCTGACGGCTCTTGGGGCGGCTGCTGAGAGGGCTGCTGCACGGGCGCAGCTTCTGGTATCTGCTGCGGGTGCGGCTGCGAAGACTTTTGGGGCGGTAGTGACTGATATGGTTGAGATTGATGATGACGAGAAGACTGTTGCTGAGTCTGACTCTGTTCCACAGCATGACCGGAAGGCGCTGCGGGAGGAAGGTTACTAACTGTCTTCTGCATCTCTTGGCCGTATCTCGCTATGTCTGTTTCATGACTTTCTTCACAGGGAAGAGTGAGCTGTAACTTAGGGAGCGGATCCTCGGAGAAAAATGGATGTTGCATGGCTGCCATAGCTGTCAATCTCTTATAAGGATCCAATGAAAGAAGCGTTGAAAGCAAGTCCAGTCCCTTTTCGGTCAGATACTTTCCAAATCTTTCCTTGTATGTGGGTTCATAACTAGTCCTTGTTAATTCTGCACCCGGCAAATACCGCGCTAGTTGCCAATCAGAATCGCTTGGCGTGCCCATCAACTTAAAAATGACATGTCCTTGGTCGATATCAGTCTTCCCCTGCAGTATTGGCCTTTTCTCAAAAAATTCGGCAAATACACATCCAATCCCCCAGATATCAACCGCAGTTGTATAATTTTTATCACCTAATACCAACTCAGGAGCTCTGTACCATCTAGTGACGACGACCGATGTGTATTTTGCATCTGTTCCTGCGCCACCGGGATATTTCAAATTGGGTGGTGCACCGTAGTAGTTCCTTGCCAATCCAAAGTCAGCAATTTTCAATATGCCCTTGTGATCCAAAAGAATATTTGCGGTCTTAATATCTCTATGCATGAACTTCTTACAGTGGATATAATTGATGCCTTCTAATATTTGTAACATCATATTTTTAATATCTGCCATTTCTAGCGTTACTCGTGGGTTATGCAGTATTCCAGACAAGTCAGCCACCATATAAGGAAGGATCATGTAAAAGGATTTCATGGTATCTGCGGACGCAGAGGCCTGCGACGAGTCCTGGCCATATGCTGCCCCATTCTGCGCCGGTGGATAGTCGTAAACCATCTCTATCAGCTGGACCACATTCCGGTGATTCAGCCGCTTCAGAATGGTTATTTCCCGCTGCGCGGTGATCGGAAATAGGTCGTTCTCGGTTTTGACCAGGATCTTCTTCATGGCAACTTGCCGCTGTGTGGCCAAGTGCACGCCCCTGTATACTTCACCGAACGTTCCTTGCCCAAGCTTTTTCTCTTCCTTGTAATTTCCAAGAAATTTCGTTACACCATACACCTTCTCATCGTCGCGCTTCTCTAATTCAATAAATTCCAGCCCGCTCCTCACATCTTTCAAAACAGGAGGCGTATGCTTAATTTTCCCAATTTTGTACTTGAAATCTGCCCGTTTAGCGCTACCTTCTTGGCTCATTATCGACGCTAATTGGGTCGCGACTGCTGCTCAGAACGCTGGTAATGCTTGCGGAGGTCTAAACTACAACTTTTAAAATGGTATTCTCAGTAAGTTTGCCGTGTTGAAAAACCATAAAAGACGTTTTCCGTTTTAAGTGACTTTTATATGGATATCACGTGGTCACAAGAAGCAGCCTAGTAGTACAGCACCATAGCCGCGGATAGTTGCGTGAGAGACCTACATACAGAAACGGTGAGGACATGCGGTGTCACTCTACAGCTGTGTCCAGCTGTAAAACATTGATGATTTGGAGACCACGCGGCGTAGCTCGTGTAGTGTAATTGGTACTTGGAACATCTTAAGATCGTACGGCATCACGCTGTTAGCGCTGTAGTGATTGGTAGCCTGAAAGGCCGCCTGGGCTGACTGCCTGATAGCAATAATGCCACGTTCTACAAGCAGCTCAAGCTCTATCAGAGTTTCCCAGATGCTCTTTATGTCTTTCTTGTTCCATATGCGAACGGCATGTTCAATAGAGATGCCTGTGTCGCTGAGAGAAGAAGAGGCGGGAATGCGGGAGTTCAGGCCCTTAACGAGTTTACTGTACTCTTCGTACATGAGGTTGAAGTTCACGTTTTCCTCGTTTTTGAGGGCCACGCGAGCGGCAGAAAGAAGAATGACGAGTTCTAGCTCACCCAGCGCACGAACCCTGTTCACGAGGCTATTTGACAACTGAAGCTTATTGTAGAGCTTGAGTGTGTTGCAGTTGACCAGCGAGCAAAGAAGGCTATCAAAGCTGTCTGCTGCACCTACCATGGAGACAAAGGCGTTCTTCAGTAGCGCCAGATCGCGGAATGTTTCGTAGTTACCTTTCACCAAGCAGCTAAGTTCCGTTTGTTCATCTTCCAACTCTGACTTGACCTTTTTGTCCCATGCATGTGTATAAGGTCCTGGCCTTCCGATAGAAAGAATGCGAATAACTTCTTTGCAGAAACTTTGGTAGCTAGTAATCTGTGGAACGAAGATGAGCCGTTGAGAGAATCTACTCTTAACCCGCTTTTCCAGAAACTCGAGTATGTTCAGTTTTGTCGTACAGCCCACTATACAAACTGGAACCCGGGCATGTTCAACCATGTCAAAGAGGTTGTATAGTAAAGTCTGACGTATAGGTCCAGCAAACTGGTCGATCTCATCGAATATGAAAATAACAGTCAGCTTCGCAGAACGCGGAAGCACCGAGCTTGAGCGACCCATCTGCACAGCAACAGTGTTTAGAAGTTTAAGTATATTTTCGAAAACTTCTGTAAGGGAGCCCTGGCTCAGCTGAAAGTCAGTAGCAGGCACATCCTTCCTTACGCGCCTCAACTCGTTTTCAAGTTGAGTCGCAATGCTATTAATGGCGGCATTCTCGGTATGAATGAGCCCGTTCAACCTCACAGTAACAAACTGCTGGTCAtgctggcggcgcagaCGCGCCAGATGGTGATTGATGATCGAAGTCTTATACCATGAGCGGGGGGATACTAGGATTGCAGAGTGACTCTCTTTTTGGATTACAGACTGCACAAGAATCCGCTCCACCTCGTTCGACGCAGACCGCACAAATTCTGGAAGGCCTGATTCCTCCGGGGGTAGCCTATTGTTCAATTTTCGCAGCAGCATTGTCTTGAGCTCCTCGAAAGCTTGTGGATCTGCAGCAGTCGCACCGCACACGGTAGATGACTGGCCAGATGAATTAGGTGCTACTTGTAGCGGCAAACGATGTAGGATAGATTTCTGTGCGGATGTTAGTTCGTCTTCTTCCTGTTGGGAAGCATGCATCTCTTTGGTTATTAATTTTATCTTCTTCAGCTTATGATTCTGGTCCTGTTCTTCCAAACCGCTCTTGATGATGTTGCTGGGATGCGCAGAGGTAGTACATCGCTTAATTGGACCAAAGTCATTATCAAAGGCGCCCATCCAGAGGGTTTAGTAGCGCGTCGGATGTATGAAGTTGGTTATAAAATTGACTGTGAAGGTGATCTAAGGAAAATTACTGCGCGTGTGTTTGAGCCCCGTCTGCTTTTCGTCTCAGCTATATCATCACGTGATACTATGCGATACGGAACTCCGATGGGCGACACTACCACCTGGGAGGGCAGACCAACGCAGGTAATCGATAATTGGGTGTTAATTGCTATGAAGATCTAAAATACAACGTTTATAAACTCAAAAGCTGGAATGTGTACGGATATCATATTGTGGAGAAGGAATCATAGGCCCTGAGTCGGCGAAAAGAAGCCCCGAGTCGATCACTGCTTTTTGCCGACCACCTCCCACTCGCCATCTTCTTCTAAAGTCAAATTCTGCGCAGCCTTCTCCAGATGAGCCACGTCGTCATCTGGCTGGGAGTTTTGCCCGCTAGTTTCGGCATCGTGCTCAGAGTCCGACTCGACATTCAAGATGTCATACGAAGACTTCTGGATGCGTGGTGTATCCTCCTTCAAAGCTGGCGTGGTGGATTTGCGGGCGACTTGAGGAGCCGCCTTGGCAGAACGGGCCGCGCCCAAATTTAGCTCGTGTCCGTTCCGCTTTGGCCTGCTCTTGGCGGCTTGGTAGTGAGAACCCTTGGCAGCGCCCCAATCCAGATCTGGCTCATCTGATCTTGGCTTCCGTTCACGCGACTGATAGTTGGAACCTCTAGCAACAGTCCAGTCGATGTCTGGTTCTTCATGTCTAACTTTGCGCTCAGAGGATTGGAAGTTGTAGCCTTTAGCCACAGACCAGGGCACATCCGACTCTTGTTGTGCTGGTTTGTGTTCAGATGGTCTAAAGTTAGAACCTCTGCTCGTGGTCCAGTCCAAGTCAGGATCCTCGCGTCTAGGCTTGCGTTCGGAGGGATGGTAGTTTGAACCGCGGACAGCACCCCAGTCTAGATCCACTGGGTCTTCGCCAGAGGCTTGGAAGTTGGCACCTCTGGCGCCATTCCAGTTGGACTCGTCGAAGACCCCGTCCTTAGG contains:
- the GCD11 gene encoding translation initiation factor eIF2 subunit gamma (Syntenic homolog of Saccharomyces cerevisiae YER025W (GCD11)), translating into MSKLSNQEPSAVIEGDMTEEYPAEVGQDDFNDDVKPKKTVTFSGVEDLESEEERRHREFMDGGGLPEQPTNPDFTKLNPLSPEIINRQATINIGTIGHVAHGKSTVVRAISGVQTVRFKDELERNITIKLGYANAKIYKCEEPTCPEPDCYRSFKSDKEVSPRCERPGCTGRYKLVRHVSFVDCPGHDILMSTMLSGAAVMDAALLLIAGNESCPQPQTSEHLAAIEIMKLKHVIILQNKVDLMREESAMEHQKSILKFIRGTIADGAPIVPISAQLKYNIDAVNEFIVKTIPVPPRDFLASPRLIVIRSFDVNKPGAEIDDLKGGVAGGSILNGVFKLDDEIEIRPGIVTKDEQGKIQCRPIFSSIVSLFAEHNDLKFAVPGGLIGVGTKVDPTLCRADRLVGQVVGAKGHLPSIYTDIEINYFLLRRLLGVKTDGQKQAKVRKLEPNEVLMVNIGSTATGARVVAVKADMARLQLTSPACTEINEKIALSRRIEKHWRLIGWATIKKGTTLEPIA
- the SST2 gene encoding GTPase-activating protein SST2 (Syntenic homolog of Saccharomyces cerevisiae YLR452C (SST2)), which gives rise to MLEKGSSKLHEVVSASFNRSPNNLIFTHDLKQVYSLLLICLDLKERPRDSSKNIFNALSKSFPYSFSVQDAVEKMKDLQLHVDLTTTSVHIKYAIKPDLAYNLLTLFMDAKLLHTPADRTRDAPKENVLLQPTPKGTAILQHYVSRMGLKIIPPVLKSSFNSMQLFTFERSSTSDAILHSDSFIQLLFVNAMGPEPNVWQPTNQVDKIPPLSAHLGHENIFSFESTVVDFCRRADYSVSCYNGNKADNKYERKELREKPRESPFAHRFFTNPDSDAHIQYYISEKGVRLFESKMFGKKVLIDYSFTTKALWQWLMDCTDIMYPKEAISIAALFLKKGLITPILLPPSLNIPGKFAVSKNAYYTLSNSGWQIVRWMQGLRCSRDYYPLFGIKRKYVYELRIDTTVISCDSSKERPKKSDGSDEVFGTKQTMRCSRHILDLRTILKDPGMRYLFRRHLEREFCTENFDVYLEIKKFSKRMTILKKLLDFRTRKQECAVTSDSFHFSQKTCDSIDSRIITNIDECLAVGCHIFLTYIASGAPFQVNIDHELRTSIISLMTDPGSSLKQVFENPFSDEAEIAQPFCISPNDYISSMEAFMTPITRQRKIIINSLKTNLDPETPSSLTNYVTGDLNDKGCSQIPLSSSPTAFIVSNLKILKELYVLLDRVAKHIYRLMNIDSIPKFLNSDLYKEAINFIDTRKIDC
- the SGV1 gene encoding cyclin-dependent serine/threonine protein kinase SGV1 (Syntenic homolog of Saccharomyces cerevisiae YPR161C (SGV1)), encoding MSQEGSAKRADFKYKIGKIKHTPPVLKDVRSGLEFIELEKRDDEKVYGVTKFLGNYKEEKKLGQGTFGEVYRGVHLATQRQVAMKKILVKTENDLFPITAQREITILKRLNHRNVVQLIEMVYDYPPAQNGAAYGQDSSQASASADTMKSFYMILPYMVADLSGILHNPRVTLEMADIKNMMLQILEGINYIHCKKFMHRDIKTANILLDHKGILKIADFGLARNYYGAPPNLKYPGGAGTDAKYTSVVVTRWYRAPELVLGDKNYTTAVDIWGIGCVFAEFFEKRPILQGKTDIDQGHVIFKLMGTPSDSDWQLARYLPGAELTRTSYEPTYKERFGKYLTEKGLDLLSTLLSLDPYKRLTAMAAMQHPFFSEDPLPKLQLTLPCEESHETDIARYGQEMQKTVSNLPPAAPSGHAVEQSQTQQQSSRHHQSQPYQSLPPQKSSQPHPQQIPEAAPVQQPSQQPPQEPSAHQQQYSSRGPQQHRTTPAPTSLPPKPKPAPPGARYNREAPPQNKPVKPLTRHLGAQYQHNNYGNYYNHWQGGERYYETYNDGYPHADRYSDDTHYNGYGYRSRGYQRYDMRREGESRYNQRPYAPQQGAAYRPNRRDTYKLVDRTGQPYPPERVPNPELHPSPAPRPKRTLTNTTQLSSHSSAATGSTAASGSAVSNSSEPVRRSSTASLDNSESGNILQQKPPPPVANPLEARIYGRDEVQSNHPGGRLYPRSTPDSKNSEGAAPSEASTDPTKRNIVDYY
- the ORC4 gene encoding origin recognition complex subunit 4 (Syntenic homolog of Saccharomyces cerevisiae YPR162C (ORC4)), translated to MGAFDNDFGPIKRCTTSAHPSNIIKSGLEEQDQNHKLKKIKLITKEMHASQQEEDELTSAQKSILHRLPLQVAPNSSGQSSTVCGATAADPQAFEELKTMLLRKLNNRLPPEESGLPEFVRSASNEVERILVQSVIQKESHSAILVSPRSWYKTSIINHHLARLRRQHDQQFVTVRLNGLIHTENAAINSIATQLENELRRVRKDVPATDFQLSQGSLTEVFENILKLLNTVAVQMGRSSSVLPRSAKLTVIFIFDEIDQFAGPIRQTLLYNLFDMVEHARVPVCIVGCTTKLNILEFLEKRVKSRFSQRLIFVPQITSYQSFCKEVIRILSIGRPGPYTHAWDKKVKSELEDEQTELSCLVKGNYETFRDLALLKNAFVSMVGAADSFDSLLCSLVNCNTLKLYNKLQLSNSLVNRVRALGELELVILLSAARVALKNEENVNFNLMYEEYSKLVKGLNSRIPASSSLSDTGISIEHAVRIWNKKDIKSIWETLIELELLVERGIIAIRQSAQAAFQATNHYSANSVMPYDLKMFQVPITLHELRRVVSKSSMFYSWTQL
- the TIF3 gene encoding Tif3p (Syntenic homolog of Saccharomyces cerevisiae YPR163C (TIF3)), with amino-acid sequence MAPPKKNAIKMDLTSFLNDDSFGDSWADDQVDLNNINLPIQNVAASNTIPLEQLGSAAMGKGGHLDSALGSKRERVEYPVPNAPPYRARISNLPWDVSEEGVHAWTEDMLERPGCVEKVIAPKDQDSDRLKGWAFVTFRERDDLVKSLTLNATKLNDRTVYVAVAAPKDGVFDESNWNGARGANFQASGEDPVDLDWGAVRGSNYHPSERKPRREDPDLDWTTSRGSNFRPSEHKPAQQESDVPWSVAKGYNFQSSERKVRHEEPDIDWTVARGSNYQSRERKPRSDEPDLDWGAAKGSHYQAAKSRPKRNGHELNLGAARSAKAAPQVARKSTTPALKEDTPRIQKSSYDILNVESDSEHDAETSGQNSQPDDDVAHLEKAAQNLTLEEDGEWEVVGKKQ